The following proteins come from a genomic window of Aquimarina sp. MAR_2010_214:
- a CDS encoding AraC family transcriptional regulator, protein MKEMQRFKKISDYHKFASINAPEHPLISLVDYTKVQYPSNIDDLKWVQDYYTIGLKRNIAYKFFYGQQEYDFDEGLMTFIAPNQVMSLTSNPNIKHKPSGWLLLIHPDFLWNTPLTKLIKQYGFFEYSINEALFLSEKEEKMMVDILKNIQHEYQSNIDQFSQKIIISQLELLLNYAERFYERQFITRKISNHQTLNQLEAVLTDYFKEESLTEKGLPTVRWVANHLNLSPNYLSSMLKSLTGQSTQQHIHNKLIEKAKEQLSTSPLSVSEVAYNLGFEHPASFTKLFKNKTEMSPVEFRKTFN, encoded by the coding sequence ATGAAAGAAATGCAACGTTTTAAAAAGATTAGTGATTATCATAAATTTGCAAGTATAAATGCTCCAGAACATCCTCTAATTAGTTTAGTGGATTATACCAAGGTGCAGTATCCATCAAATATTGATGATTTGAAATGGGTACAAGACTATTATACCATTGGACTAAAACGTAACATTGCTTACAAATTTTTTTATGGTCAGCAAGAATATGATTTTGATGAAGGATTAATGACTTTTATTGCTCCAAATCAGGTAATGAGTTTGACAAGTAATCCCAATATTAAGCATAAACCCTCTGGTTGGTTGCTATTGATTCATCCCGATTTTTTATGGAATACACCTTTGACTAAGCTAATAAAACAATACGGTTTTTTTGAATATTCTATTAATGAAGCTCTTTTTCTTTCTGAAAAAGAGGAAAAAATGATGGTGGATATCCTGAAAAACATTCAGCATGAATATCAATCCAACATTGATCAGTTTAGTCAGAAAATCATTATTTCGCAGCTGGAATTATTACTCAATTATGCCGAACGTTTTTATGAACGACAATTTATCACTCGCAAGATTTCGAACCATCAAACATTAAACCAATTAGAAGCAGTTTTAACGGATTATTTTAAGGAAGAAAGTTTAACTGAAAAAGGGTTGCCAACAGTTAGATGGGTAGCCAATCATTTGAATCTTTCTCCAAATTACTTGAGTAGTATGCTCAAATCTCTAACCGGACAAAGCACCCAACAACATATTCACAATAAATTGATTGAAAAAGCCAAAGAACAACTTTCTACCTCTCCTCTCTCGGTAAGTGAAGTTGCATACAACTTAGGTTTTGAGCACCCTGCTTCATTCACTAAGCTTTTCAAAAATAAAACCGAAATGTCTCCGGTTGAATTTAGAAAGACATTTAATTGA
- a CDS encoding YfiR/HmsC family protein, producing the protein MSFSLKIKAQETSNEEVKRLQRAIFVFNFAQQIVWPTIEEHQNFKIGVLGPDRTILDLKAMSLKRKIHGKPVEIVRFQFVKNVKDVQLLYVNHKYNYDMHYILSKISGKNIMLVGEDYNFNASMINMVNVGDSFEYEINESRIEEEGFTIASTLRKYAITSSEKWKRLYRKTERTLNKVQEDKDKQEAILKDKEEQIQSQEEKITDQLEKIDSKEGEINRRNKKIESLYTESEIQQKKYEEKVVIERELEKNIQEQVAFIKIQEEKIIQGNQKISMQNDFLIEQKEKIKEQESVLNQQATELIAHKKVNLLLIALILLILVVSIFIYRNYLVKKKYNKELKHKNLEIYNQSLELESKNKELEQFAYIASHDLQEPLNTISSFIGLLAEDYEENFDEAGKESMTFIKEASIRMKKLIDALLEYSRLGRSKEYDNVDCNIIIQELKKDLKVILDKTGAKINIKNLPVIKGSEIELRLLFQNLISNGIKFSTPDTIPKIDITCVEKNDPKDASKGFWQFSIQDNGIGIPEKHQERIFAIFQRLHSRDEYEGTGIGLAHCKKIVEAHGGKIWLTSKEKKGSTFYFTIPF; encoded by the coding sequence ATTTTGCACAACAGATAGTTTGGCCAACTATAGAAGAGCACCAAAATTTCAAAATAGGGGTACTTGGTCCCGATCGAACAATACTAGATCTAAAGGCAATGTCTTTAAAGCGTAAAATCCATGGTAAACCTGTTGAAATTGTTCGTTTTCAGTTTGTTAAGAATGTAAAAGATGTTCAGTTACTATATGTAAATCATAAATATAACTATGATATGCATTATATACTCAGTAAGATTTCGGGAAAAAATATAATGCTGGTTGGAGAGGATTATAACTTCAATGCCTCTATGATTAATATGGTTAATGTAGGGGATTCTTTTGAATATGAGATTAATGAAAGTCGGATAGAAGAAGAAGGGTTTACTATTGCTTCTACGTTAAGAAAATATGCCATCACTTCTTCAGAAAAATGGAAACGTTTATATCGAAAAACAGAAAGAACCTTAAATAAGGTACAAGAAGATAAAGATAAGCAAGAAGCTATATTAAAAGATAAAGAAGAACAAATACAATCTCAAGAAGAAAAAATAACAGATCAATTAGAAAAAATAGATAGTAAAGAAGGAGAAATTAATCGAAGAAATAAAAAGATAGAAAGCCTTTATACTGAGAGTGAAATACAGCAAAAAAAATATGAAGAAAAGGTTGTAATCGAAAGAGAACTTGAGAAAAATATACAGGAACAAGTTGCTTTTATAAAAATTCAGGAAGAAAAAATCATACAAGGTAATCAGAAAATTAGTATGCAAAATGATTTTCTGATTGAGCAAAAAGAAAAGATAAAAGAACAGGAAAGTGTTTTAAATCAGCAAGCCACAGAACTTATTGCTCATAAAAAAGTAAATCTATTACTCATTGCCCTGATACTCCTTATTCTTGTAGTTAGCATCTTTATTTATAGAAATTATCTAGTTAAGAAAAAATATAATAAAGAATTAAAGCATAAAAACCTTGAGATTTATAACCAGTCTTTAGAGCTGGAGTCAAAAAATAAAGAGTTAGAACAATTTGCATACATAGCAAGTCACGATCTTCAAGAACCTCTTAATACAATATCAAGTTTTATAGGCTTATTAGCCGAAGATTATGAAGAAAACTTCGATGAGGCAGGAAAAGAGAGTATGACTTTCATTAAAGAAGCAAGCATACGAATGAAAAAACTAATCGATGCACTATTAGAATATTCTAGATTAGGAAGAAGTAAGGAGTATGATAATGTTGATTGTAATATCATTATACAAGAATTAAAAAAGGATTTAAAGGTTATTCTCGACAAAACAGGGGCAAAAATTAACATAAAGAATCTACCTGTAATTAAAGGATCTGAAATAGAACTTCGATTATTGTTTCAAAACCTTATTAGTAATGGTATTAAATTTAGCACCCCAGATACTATTCCTAAAATCGATATTACATGTGTTGAAAAAAATGATCCCAAAGATGCATCAAAAGGTTTCTGGCAATTCTCTATACAGGATAATGGTATTGGGATACCAGAAAAGCATCAGGAACGAATCTTTGCAATTTTCCAACGGTTACATTCAAGAGATGAGTATGAAGGCACAGGTATTGGTTTGGCTCATTGTAAAAAAATTGTAGAAGCTCACGGAGGTAAAATCTGGCTTACATCCAAAGAAAAAAAAGGAAGTACTTTTTACTTCACTATTCCTTTCTAA